From Cucumis melo cultivar AY chromosome 1, USDA_Cmelo_AY_1.0, whole genome shotgun sequence, a single genomic window includes:
- the LOC127148479 gene encoding callose synthase 7-like gives MSINLDGLSVRDMMYYREALQLQFFLESGSYRNMDLNEKEKKAFFDRAQALVDLKFTYVVSCQVYGAQKKYPYLRVAYIDEREETVNGRAPEVLLLSSRGGRKSIESSFQVLQQQLGKENPRIKIMPLFSLVDKLCRP, from the exons ATGTCTATAAATCTTGATGGTTTATCAGTACGAGATATGATGTATTACCGTGAAGCGCTTCAGCTTCAATTCTTTCTGGAAT CTGGTAGTTATCGAAACATGGACTTAAatgaaaaggagaagaaagcaTTCTTTGATCGTGCTCAAGCTCTAGTTGATCTGAAATTCACTTATGTTGTCTCATGCCAAGTCTATGGTGCTCAGAAGAA GTATCCATATCTACGTGTTGCTTACATAGATGAAAGAGAGGAGACAGTAAATGGGAGGGCCCCAGAAGTTCTTTTACTCAGTTCTCGTGGAGGGAG GAAATCTATTGAATCAAGCTTCCAGGTCCTGCAACAGCAATTGGGGAAGGAAAACCCGAGAATCAAAATCATGCCATTATTTTCACTCGTGGACAAGCTCTGCAGACCATAG